In a single window of the Coffea eugenioides isolate CCC68of chromosome 3, Ceug_1.0, whole genome shotgun sequence genome:
- the LOC113765179 gene encoding 60S ribosomal protein L29-1-like, with the protein MAKSKNHTAHNQSYKAHKNGIKKPRKHRHTSTKGMDPKFLRNQRYARKHNKKGDEAASGDE; encoded by the exons ATGGCCAAGTCCAAGAACCACACCGCTCATAACCAGTCCTATAAGGCTCACAAGAACGGCATCAAGAAGCCCAGAAAGCACCGCCACACTTCCACCAAAGGG ATGGATCCCAAGTTTTTGAGAAACCAGAGGTATGCAAGGAAGCATAACAAAAAGGGTGATGAAGCTGCCAGTGGGGACGAGTAG
- the LOC113764846 gene encoding acetate/butyrate--CoA ligase AAE7, peroxisomal has protein sequence MGVEEKDIDDLPKNAANYTALTPLVFLQRAALVHPDRTSIIHGSNRYTWLQTYQRCRRLASALAKRSVTFGSTVAVIAPNVPAMYEAHFGVPMAGAVLNAVNIRLNAQTIAFLLGHSASAVIMVDQEYFSLAEEALKILAEKSKGYFRPPLLIVIADKTCDSKLLQHALSKGAMEYEKFLETGDPNFAWKPPQDEWQSIALGYTSGTTASPKGVVLHHRGAYLMALSNPVIWGMKEGAVYLWTLPMFHCNGWCFAWSLAAICGTSVCLRQVTAKAVYSAIANLGVTHFCAAPVVLNTIVNAPKEETILPLPRVVHVMTAGAAPPPSLLSAMSQRGFRVTHTYGLSETYGPSTICVWKPEWDLLPPENQARLNARQGVPYVALEGLDVVNTSNMMPVPADGTTVGEIVFRGNVVMKGYLKNPKANQEAFANGYFHSGDLAVKHPDGYIEIKDRSKDIIISGGENISSVEVENILYQHPAILEVSVVARPDERWGESPCAFVTLKGEAEKSNQQRLAEDIMNFSRSKMPAYWVPKSVVFGPLPKTATGKIQKHLLRAKAKEMGPVKKSRL, from the exons atgggtGTAGAGGAGAAAGATATTGACGATCTCCCGAAGAACGCAGCCAACTATACAGCTTTGACTCCACTGGTGTTCCTGCAAAGAGCTGCTTTGGTTCATCCCGATCGTACATCCATCATCCACGGCTCCAATCGTTACACCTGGCTCCAGACTTACCAACGCTGCCGCCGATTAGCCTCCGCTCTCGCTAAGCGTTCCGTCACCTTCGGTAGCACT GTTGCAGTAATTGCACCAAATGTGCCGGCAATGTATGAAGCACATTTTGGGGTTCCAATGGCCGGAGCTGTTCTGAATGCTGTCAATATCCGTCTAAATGCACAGACTATTGCATTTCTTCTGGGGCACTCGGCATCTGCTGTTATAATGGTTGACCAAGAATATTTCTCCCTGGCTGAGGAAGCTTTAAAAATTTTGGCTGAGAAGAGCAAAGGCTACTTTAGACCCCCTCTTCTTATTGTTATTGCTGATAAAACCTGTGATTCAAAGTTGCTCCAGCATGCTCTTTCAAAAGGAGCAATGGAATATGAGAAATTTCTGGAAACTGGTGATCCAAACTTCGCATGGAAACCACCACAAGATGAGTGGCAAAGCATTGCTCTTGGTTATACTTCTGGCACAACAGCGAGTCCTAAGGGAGTGGTGCTCCATCATCGAGGTGCATATCTTATGGCTCTCAGTAATCCTGTTATATGGGGCATGAAAGAAGGGGCAGTTTATCTTTGGACTCTACCTATGTTTCATTGTAATGGTTGGTGTTTTGCTTGGTCACTAGCTGCTATTTGTGGGACAAGTGTATGCCTTAGACAG GTAACGGCAAAGGCAGTGTATTCAGCCATAGCCAATCTTGGAGTAACCCATTTCTGTGCTGCTCCAGTGGTGCTCAATACAATAGTGAATGCTCCAAAAGAAGAGACGATCCTTCCTCTCCCTCGTGTTGTGCATGTGATGACTGCTGGTGCTGCTCCGCCACCTTCTCTTCTGTCTGCAATGTCTCAAAGAGGATTTCGTGTTACGCACACTTATGGCCTATCTGAAACCTATGGCCCTTCCACCATATGTGTGTGGAAACCTGAATGGGATCTGCTGCCACCTGAAAACCAAGCGCGATTAAATGCTAGACAGGGTGTGCCATACGTTGCTTTGGAAGGCTTGGATGTTGTCAACACGAGTAATATGATGCCTGTCCCTGCTGATGGAACCACAGTGGGAGAAATTGTTTTTAGAGGTAATGTCGTGATGAAGGGATATTTGAAGAACCCCAAAGCCAATCAGGAGGCATTTGCAAATGGTTATTTTCATTCTGGTGATCTTGCTGTTAAACATCCAGATGGTTACATTGAAATTAAGGACAGATCAAAGGATATCATTATATCTGGAGGTGAAAATATTAGTAGTGTAGAAGTAGAGAATATTCTGTACCAACATCCTGCAATATTGGAAGTTTCAGTGGTTGCAAGACCAGATGAACGATGGGGGGAGTCACCTTGTGCGTTTGTCACGTTAAAGGGAGAAGCTGAGAAATCTAACCAACAGCGCTTGGCAGAAGATATAATGAATTTCAGTCGTTCCAAGATGCCAGCATATTGGGTCCCAAAATCTGTGGTATTTGGACCATTGCCAAAGACGGCAACCGGAAAAATTCAGAAACACTTGTTGAGGGCCAAGGCAAAGGAGATGGGACCAGTGAAGAAGAGTCGCTTATGA
- the LOC113765081 gene encoding dihydrolipoyl dehydrogenase 2, chloroplastic-like, with translation MQPSLSLCMPHSPNSLALDSCSSLTSPNLRFCGLRREISGFSVPSQLKRGQFIRAKRLIFPRKAQASPAKVSASSDDNGSPPKSFDYDLIIIGAGVGGHGAALHAVEKGLKTAIIEGDMMGGTCVNRGCVPSKALLAVSGRMRELQDQHHLKALGLQVSAAGYDRQAVADHANNLASKIRSNLTNSLKALGVDILTGMGRILGPHKVKYGKVGFSDNVVTARDIIIATGSVPFVPKGIEVDGKTVITSDHALKLEFVPDWVAIVGSGYIGLEFSDVYTALGSEVTFVEALDQLMPGFDPEISKLAQRVLINPRKIDYHTGVFATKITPAKDGKPVIIELTDAKTKEPKDTLEVDAALIATGRGPFTNGLGLENINVETQRGFVPVDERMQVKDKDGNLVPHVYCIGDANGKMMLAHAASAQGISVVEQVTGTDHALNHLSIPAACFTHPEISMVGLTEPQAREKAQKEGFEISVAKTSFKANTKALAENEGEGLAKMIFRPDNGEILGVHIFGMHAADLIHEASNAIALGTRVQDIKFAVHAHPTLSEVLDELFKSAKVNAHATRPIREPIAV, from the exons ATGCAGCCCTCGCTTTCTCTTTGCATGCCTCACTCTCCCAATTCCTTAGCACTCGACTCGTGTTCTTCGCTGACTTCACCGAACCTACGTTTCTGCGGTCTACGACGGGAAATCTCTGGGTTTTCAGTTCCCTCGCAGCTGAAGCGCGGCCAGTTTATTCGAGCAAAGAGGCTAATTTTTCCGAGAAAAGCGCAGGCGAGTCCAGCGAAGGTTTCTGCATCTTCGGATGATAATGGAAGCCCTCCCAAATCCTTTGATTACGATCTCATCATTATTGGCGCTGGCGTCGGTGGTCATGGAGCTGCATTGCATGCCGTGGAAAAG GGTCTAAAAACTGCCATCATTGAAGGAGACATGATGGGTGGAACATGTGTAAACAGAGGCTGTGTTCCTTCAAAAGCTCTTCTTGCAGTTAGTGGCAGGATGCGAGAACTCCAAGATCAACATCACCTAAAGGCTCTGGGTTTGCAG GTTTCTGCTGCTGGGTATGATAGGCAGGCAGTGGCAGACCATGCTAACAATCTTGCATCAAAAATTCGAAGTAATTTGACTAATTCTCTGAAGGCATTGGGTGTTGACATTTTGACGGGTATGGGCAGAATTCTG GGTCCTCATAAGGTCAAATATGGAAAAGTTGGCTTCTCTGACAATGTTGTTACTGCGAGGGACATTATTATAGCAACTGGATCTGTTCCATTTGTCCCTAAAGGCATCGAAGTTGATG GGAAGACGGTAATTACTAGTGATCATGCACTGAAATTAGAGTTCGTACCTGATTGGGTTGCTATAGTTGGAAGTGGCTATATTGGGCTTGAATTCAGTGATGTTTATACAGCTCTTGGTAGTGAG GTAACTTTTGTTGAAGCTCTGGATCAGCTTATGCCTGGATTTGATCCTGAGATTAGCAAACTAGCTCAAAGGGTGCTGATAAACCCCCGGAAAATCGACTACCACACAGGAGTTTTTGCAACCAAG ATAACTCCAGCAAAGGATGGGAAACCTGTCATAATTGAGCTTACCGATGCCAAGACCAAAGAACCAAAAGACACTCTGGAG GTCGATGCAGCACTAATTGCAACAGGAAGAGGCCCATTCACTAACGGTCTAGGGTTGGAGAAT ATTAATGTAGAGACACAAAGAGGTTTTGTCCCTGTTGATGAGCGTATGCAAGTCAAAGATAAGGATGGAAATCTG GTTCCTCATGTCTATTgcattggtgatgcaaatggtAAAATGATGCTAGCTCATGCAGCAAGTGCACAAGGAATTTCTG TTGTTGAACAGGTCACTGGAACGGATCATGCGCTCAACCATTTGAGCATTCCAGCTGCTTGCTTCACCCATCCTGAAATTAGTATGGTTGGATTGACCGAG CCACAAGCAAGAGAGAAAGCTCAAAAAGAAGGGTTTGAAATAAGTGTTGCAAAGACCAGTTTTAAGGCCAATACCAAGGCCCTTGCTGAAAACGAAGGGGAGGGACTCGCTAAG ATGATATTCAGACCTGACAATGGTGAGATTCTCGGAGTGCATATTTTTGGGATGCATGCTGCAGATCTCATTCACGAAGCTTCAAACGCCATTGCACTGGGCACACGTGTTCAG GACATAAAGTTCGCTGTTCATGCGCATCCAACATTGTCTGAAGTACTTGATGAACTTTTTAAATCTGCTAAG GTAAATGCTCATGCAACAAGACCAATTAGAGAACCGATTGCTGTCTGA
- the LOC113765088 gene encoding calmodulin-binding transcription activator 5 has protein sequence MAAIAGPEIHGFRTMKDLDIGNILEEAKGRWLRPNEIHAILCNYKHFNVQVKPVNLPPSGTIVLFDRKMLRNFRKDGHSWKKKKDGKTVKEAHEHLKVGNEERIHVYYAHGEDNPTFVRRCYWLLDKSLEHVVLVHYRETQEGSPSTPLNSNSSSALSDPSQSLVISEESDSAADRAYYSRERADLDPNCSVNIKDHELRLHEINTLEWDELLVQDDPNKLIGPQEGKYSSELSYQYDMNGYGITGDSISDNKLPVESYLEKFPGQVSMNNSGNLNVPANLCFQTMGAPTANLLLKDSEQMTLFAGDSLEHASKDGLQTQDSFGKWISNVIADSPLPLDDTKIFNITEISPSWALSSEETKILVVGYFHEGQSNLAKSNLFCICGNACTRAEPVQSGVFRCVVSPQAPAFVNLFLSFDGHTPISQVVMFEFRGPIVDNPAISEERSSWEEFEVQMRLAHLLFSTSRSFNILSTKVTPTALKEAKNFARKTSHIKNHWEFLTKSIKAKEISFPDAKNCLFELTLQNRLLEWLLERVAEGCQISERDEQGLGVIHLCAILGYTWAVYPFSWSGLSIDYRDKFGWTALHWAAYYGREPMVAKLLTAGAKANLVTDPTSENPGGFTAADLASKNGHEGLGAYLAEKALVQHFQDMTLAGNVSGSLHTAKSDSVEPGNFSEDELYLKDTLAAYRTAADAAARIQAAFREHSLKVQTLAVESSNPEIEARNIVAAMKIQHAFRNFETRKKMAAAARIQHRFRTWKMRRDFLNMRRQAIRIQAVFRGFQVRKQYRKIIWSVGVLEKAILRWRLKRKGFRGLHVNPDEVVNNQKEENDVEEDFFRASRKQAEERVERSVVRVQAMFRSKLAQEEYRRMKLAHNNAAREYEEFENPDGMRQD, from the exons ATGGCGGCTATAGCTGGCCCGGAGATACATGGCTTCCGAACCATGAAAG ACTTAGATATTGGCAACATACTGGAGGAGGCCAAGGGAAGATGGCTTCGGCCAAATGAGATTCATGCTATACTCTGCAACTACAAGCACTTTAATGTACAAGTCAAGCCAGTCAACTTGCCTCCAA GTGGCACAATTGTGTTATTTGATCGGAAGATGCTTAGGAATTTTCGGAAGGATGGTCATagttggaagaaaaaaaaggatggGAAAACTGTCAAAGAAGCACATGAACACTTGAAA GTTGGTAACGAGGAGAGGATTCATGTATACTATGCACATGGAGAAGATAACCCAACATTTGTTCGAAGATGCTATTGGCTACTTGACAA GTCACTGGAACACGTAGTCCTCGTTCATTATCGTGAAACTCAGGAG GGTTCTCCATCAACGCCATTGAATTCAAATTCTAGTTCCGCTCTTTCTGATCCATCTCAATCTTTGGTCATATCAGAAGAATCTGATTCAGCAGCAGACCGGGCATATTACTCTAGAGAGAGAGCAGATTTAG ATCCTAATTGTAGTGTGAACATAAAAGATCATGAATTGAGGCTTCATGAGATTAACACACTGGAATGGGATGAGCTTCTTGTGCAAGATGACCCCAACAAGCTAATTGGACCTCAAGAAG GAAAATATTCATCCGAGCTATCTTATCAGTACGACATGAATGGTTATGGAATTACT GGTGACTCCATCTCAGATAACAAATTGCCTGTAGAgagttatttggaaaaattcccCGGGCAAGTTTCAATGAACAATTCTGGTAACCTTAATGTTCCAGCCAATTTATGCTTTCAAACAATGGGAGCTCCAACTGCAAACTTACTACTGAAGGATTCGGAACAGATGACATTGTTTGCTGGTGATTCCTTAGAACATGCCAGCAAGGATGGTCTGCAAACTCAGGACAGTTTTGGGAAGTGGATTAGTAATGTTATTGCTGATTCTCCTTTGCCGTTGGATGACACAAAGATATTCAACATAACTGAAATTTCTCCTTCCTGGGCTCTTTCGAGTGAAGAAacaaag ATCTTGGTGGTCGGATATTTTCATGAAGGGCAATCTAACCTGGCAAAGTCTAATTTGTTTTGCATCTGTGGAAATGCTTGTACTCGTGCAGAACCTGTCCAAAGTGGCGTATTTCGTTGTGTGGTCTCCCCTCAAGCACCAGCTTTTGTAAACctttttttgagctttgatggTCATACACCCATAAGCCAAGTTGTGATGTTTGAGTTCCGTGGACCCATTGTCGATAATCCTGCAATCTCAGAGGAGAGGTCTAGTTGGGAAGAATTTGAAGTTCAGATGAGACTTGCTCATTTGCTTTTCTCTACATCTAGGAGCTTTAACATTTTATCAACCAAGGTAACACCAACTGCCTTGAAGGAAGCCAAGAATTTTGCTCGCAAGACCTCACATATAAAAAATCACTGGGAATTTTTGACAAAATCAATAAAGGCCAAGGAAATCTCTTTCCCAGACGCCAAGAACTGCTTGTTTGAACTGACTTTGCAAAACAGGTTATTGGAATGGTTGTTGGAAAGAGTAGCGGAAGGGTGTCAAATCTCTGAACGTGATGAACAAGGCCTAGGTGTAATACATTTGTGTGCTATCCTAGGTTATACTTGGGCTGTCTATCCATTTTCATGGTCTGGCTTATCAATAGATTATCGAGATAAGTTTGGATGGACAGCTCTTCATTGGGCTGCATATTATGGAAG GGAGCCAATGGTTGCAAAGCTTCTAACTGCTGGAGCAAAGGCAAATTTGGTGACAGACCCGACTTCAGAAAATCCTGGTGGATTCACTGCTGCTGATCTTGCATCTAAAAATGGTCATGAGGGTTTGGGGGCATATCTTGCAGAGAAGGCATTGGTTCAACACTTTCAGGATATGACCTTAGCTGGAAATGTCAGTGGTTCACTTCATACTGCCAAAAGTGATTCAGTAGAACCTGGAAACTTCAGTGAGGATGAGTTGTATCTAAAGGATACTCTAGCAGCCTACCGCACTGCTGCTGATGCTGCTGCACGCATACAGGCTGCATTCAGGGAGCACTCCCTCAAGGTTCAAACTCTAGCAGTTGAGTCTTCTAATCCAGAGATTGAAGCACGTAATATAGTTGCAGCTATGAAGATTCAGCATGCTTTCCGTAACTTCGAGACAAGGAAAAAGATGGCTGCTGCTGCTAGGATTCAACACAGGTTTCGTACTTGGAAGATGCGAAGAGATTTTCTTAACATGCGTCGGCAAGCCATTAGAATTCAA GCTGTATTCCGGGGATTTCAAGTCCGGAAGCAATACCGAAAAATTATATGGTCAGTTGGAGTGCTTGAGAAAGCAATTTTGCGCTGGCGCTTGAAGAGGAAAGGCTTTCGTGGGCTTCATGTTAATCCTGATGAAGTTGTCAATAATCAGAAGGAAGAAAATGATGTGGAGGAGGACTTCTTCCGGGCAAGCAGGAAACAAGCTGAGGAGCGTGTTGAGAGATCTGTTGTCCGAGTACAAGCAATGTTCCGCTCTAAGCTTGCCCAAGAAGAGTACAGGCGGATGAAGCTTGCTCACAACAACGCAGCG CGGGAATATGAGGAGTTCGAAAATCCTGATGGGATGAGACAAGACTGA